The Eriocheir sinensis breed Jianghai 21 chromosome 26, ASM2467909v1, whole genome shotgun sequence genome window below encodes:
- the LOC127003653 gene encoding serine/arginine-rich splicing factor 2-like isoform X2 has product MMSYGRGPPDIKGMTSLKVDNLTYRTTPEDLRRSFEKYGEIGDVYIPRDRFSRESRGFAFIRYYDRRDAEDAMEAMDGRRLDGRELRVQMARYGRPETPPHRRRRRRSNSRSRSRSHTRSRSGSKSRSRSIPPEQDQARSARSDHHRSPPHAPPAPPNGMDGGPGGEGGARSKSRSHSKSRSRSRTPRSRSRSKSPRSRSRSRSME; this is encoded by the exons ATGATGTCTTACGGCAGAGGCCCGCCGGATATCAAGGGCATGACGTCCCTTAAGGTGGATAACTTGACCTACCGCACCACCCCAGAGGACTTGCGGCGGTCCTTCGAGAAGTACGGGGAGATCGGGGACGTCTACATACCCCGGGACCGCTTCTCCAGGGAGTCCCGCGGTTTTGCCTTCATCCG GTACTATGACCGCCGCGATGCCGAGGATGCCATGGAGGCGATGGATGGACGGCGGCTGGACGGAAGGGAGCTGAGAGTCCAGATGGCACGCTACGGCCGCCCCGAGACCCCgccgcaccgccgccgccgccgcag GAGCAACAGCCGGTCCCGGTCTCGCTCGCACACCCGCTCTCGCTCAGGCAGCAAGAGCCGCTCTCGCTCCATTCCCCCGGAGCAGGACCAGGCTCGCTCGGCTCGCTCCGACCACCACCGCTCACCCCCCCATGCCCCCCCGGCACCCCCCAACGGCATGGATGGGGGaccgggaggggaggggggcgctCGCTCTAAATCAAGGTCTCACTCCAAGTCTCGCTCGAGGTCCAGGACACCAAGGTCACGGTCAAGGTCCAAGTCGCCTCgctcgaggtcaaggtcaag GTCCATGGAGTGA
- the LOC127003653 gene encoding serine/arginine-rich splicing factor 2-like isoform X1, translating to MMSYGRGPPDIKGMTSLKVDNLTYRTTPEDLRRSFEKYGEIGDVYIPRDRFSRESRGFAFIRYYDRRDAEDAMEAMDGRRLDGRELRVQMARYGRPETPPHRRRRRSSRSRSRSRSRRRSRRSRSRSRTRSRSRHRRSRSRSNSRSRSRSHTRSRSGSKSRSRSIPPEQDQARSARSDHHRSPPHAPPAPPNGMDGGPGGEGGARSKSRSHSKSRSRSRTPRSRSRSKSPRSRSRSRSME from the exons ATGATGTCTTACGGCAGAGGCCCGCCGGATATCAAGGGCATGACGTCCCTTAAGGTGGATAACTTGACCTACCGCACCACCCCAGAGGACTTGCGGCGGTCCTTCGAGAAGTACGGGGAGATCGGGGACGTCTACATACCCCGGGACCGCTTCTCCAGGGAGTCCCGCGGTTTTGCCTTCATCCG GTACTATGACCGCCGCGATGCCGAGGATGCCATGGAGGCGATGGATGGACGGCGGCTGGACGGAAGGGAGCTGAGAGTCCAGATGGCACGCTACGGCCGCCCCGAGACCCCgccgcaccgccgccgccgccgcag TTCTCGTTCAAGGTCACGCTCAAGGTCGCGCAGGAGGAGCCGGAGGTCAAGGTCGCGGTCCAGGACAAGGTCTCGCTCCAGGCACCGTCGCTCTCgctcaag GAGCAACAGCCGGTCCCGGTCTCGCTCGCACACCCGCTCTCGCTCAGGCAGCAAGAGCCGCTCTCGCTCCATTCCCCCGGAGCAGGACCAGGCTCGCTCGGCTCGCTCCGACCACCACCGCTCACCCCCCCATGCCCCCCCGGCACCCCCCAACGGCATGGATGGGGGaccgggaggggaggggggcgctCGCTCTAAATCAAGGTCTCACTCCAAGTCTCGCTCGAGGTCCAGGACACCAAGGTCACGGTCAAGGTCCAAGTCGCCTCgctcgaggtcaaggtcaag GTCCATGGAGTGA